One window of the Shimwellia blattae DSM 4481 = NBRC 105725 genome contains the following:
- the ileS gene encoding isoleucine--tRNA ligase, which yields MSDYKSTLNLPETGFPMRGDLAKREPGMLARWNDDGLYQLIRTAKKGKKSFILHDGPPYANGSIHIGHSVNKILKDIIIKSKTLSGYDSPYIPGWDCHGLPIELKVEQEYGKPGEKFTAAEFRAKCREYAATQIDGQRTDFIRLGVLGDWQHPYLTMDFNTEANIIRALGKIIANGHLHKGAKPVHWCIDCRSALAEAEVEYYDKTSPSIDVAFRGVDETAIKTAFGVDKVDGPISLVIWTTTPWTLPANRAISLHADIDYALVQTDGQALILAADLVESVLKRTGLSGQILATVKGAQLELLRFTHPFMGFDVPAILGEHVTLDAGTGAVHTAGGHGPDDYTISQKYGLEIANPVGPDGTYLPGTYPGLDGLNVFKANDTIVELLREKGALLHVEKMQHSYPCCWRHKTPIIFRATPQWFVSMDQKGLRINSLKEIDRIEQEGLAKDNLSGWIPAWGKARIENMVANRPDWCISRQRTWGVPMSLFVHKDTEELHPRTVELMEEVAKRVEKDGIQAWWDLDQREILGDDADNWVKVPDTLDVWFDSGSTSYSVVDARPEFNGHSADMYLEGSDQHRGWFMSSLMISVAMKGKAPYRQVLTHGFTVDGEGRKMSKSIGNTVSPQDVMNKLGADILRLWVASTDYTGEMAVSDEILKRSADAYRRIRNTARFLLANLNGFDPVKDMVKPEEMVVLDRWAVGCAQAAQADIIKAYESYDFHEVVQRLMRFCSVEMGSFYLDIIKDRQYTAKADSVARRSCQTALFHIAEALVRWMAPVMSFTADEVWGYLPGEREKYVFTGEWYEGLFGLADSEAMNDAFWETLLEVRGEVNKVIEQARADKLVGGSLGAAVTLYADPELKASLLSLGDELRFVLLTSGAQVADYADAPQQAQQSDVLKGLKITLQKAEGEKCPRCWHYTTDIGKVAEHADICGRCVTNVAGDGEKRKFA from the coding sequence ATGAGTGACTATAAATCTACCCTGAATTTGCCGGAAACAGGGTTCCCGATGCGCGGCGACCTCGCCAAACGCGAGCCGGGCATGCTGGCGCGCTGGAACGACGACGGCCTGTACCAGTTAATTCGTACGGCTAAAAAGGGCAAAAAATCCTTCATTCTGCATGATGGCCCTCCCTATGCGAACGGCAGCATTCACATTGGTCACTCAGTTAACAAGATTCTGAAAGATATTATTATCAAATCCAAAACCCTGTCCGGTTACGACTCTCCGTATATCCCGGGCTGGGACTGCCACGGCCTGCCGATTGAGCTGAAAGTGGAGCAGGAATACGGCAAACCGGGTGAGAAGTTCACCGCGGCGGAGTTTCGCGCAAAATGCCGCGAATATGCGGCCACCCAGATTGACGGGCAGCGCACAGACTTTATCCGCCTGGGCGTGCTGGGCGACTGGCAGCACCCCTATCTGACCATGGACTTCAACACGGAAGCCAACATCATCCGTGCGCTGGGTAAAATTATTGCCAATGGTCACCTGCACAAAGGGGCAAAGCCGGTGCACTGGTGCATCGACTGCCGCTCTGCGCTGGCGGAAGCGGAAGTGGAATATTACGACAAGACCTCCCCGTCTATCGACGTGGCGTTCCGTGGCGTAGATGAAACGGCAATCAAAACCGCATTTGGCGTGGACAAGGTTGATGGCCCGATCTCTCTGGTTATCTGGACCACTACCCCGTGGACCTTACCGGCTAACCGGGCTATCTCTCTGCATGCGGATATCGACTATGCGCTGGTACAGACAGACGGCCAGGCGCTGATTCTGGCCGCCGATCTGGTTGAGAGCGTATTAAAACGCACCGGGCTTTCCGGCCAGATCCTCGCTACCGTGAAAGGTGCACAGCTGGAGCTGCTGCGCTTTACCCATCCGTTTATGGGCTTCGATGTACCGGCCATTCTGGGCGAGCATGTCACCCTGGACGCAGGTACTGGTGCGGTGCATACCGCCGGTGGTCACGGCCCGGATGACTACACCATCAGCCAGAAATATGGCCTGGAAATCGCAAACCCGGTCGGGCCGGACGGAACTTACCTGCCTGGCACCTACCCGGGCCTGGACGGGCTGAACGTCTTTAAAGCCAACGATACCATTGTTGAGCTGCTGCGCGAGAAAGGCGCACTGCTGCACGTTGAGAAGATGCAGCACAGCTACCCGTGCTGCTGGCGCCACAAAACGCCGATCATCTTCCGCGCCACCCCTCAGTGGTTCGTGAGCATGGATCAGAAAGGCCTGCGGATTAACTCGCTCAAAGAGATTGACCGTATCGAGCAGGAAGGTCTGGCTAAAGATAATCTCAGCGGCTGGATCCCGGCATGGGGTAAAGCACGCATCGAAAACATGGTGGCAAACCGCCCGGACTGGTGTATCTCCCGCCAGCGTACCTGGGGCGTGCCGATGTCCCTGTTTGTCCATAAAGACACCGAAGAGCTGCATCCGCGCACCGTTGAGCTGATGGAAGAAGTCGCCAAACGGGTTGAGAAAGACGGTATCCAGGCCTGGTGGGATCTGGATCAGCGGGAAATCCTGGGCGATGACGCCGACAACTGGGTGAAAGTGCCGGATACCCTGGACGTGTGGTTTGACTCCGGATCCACCAGCTACTCGGTCGTGGATGCGCGCCCGGAATTTAACGGCCACTCTGCGGATATGTACCTGGAAGGCTCCGACCAGCACCGCGGCTGGTTTATGTCCTCGCTGATGATTAGCGTGGCCATGAAAGGCAAAGCTCCGTACCGCCAGGTGCTGACGCACGGCTTCACCGTGGACGGTGAAGGCCGCAAGATGTCCAAATCCATTGGTAACACTGTCAGCCCGCAGGATGTGATGAACAAACTGGGTGCGGATATTCTGCGCCTGTGGGTGGCCTCTACCGACTATACCGGTGAAATGGCCGTGTCTGACGAGATCCTCAAGCGCTCAGCAGACGCCTATCGCCGTATCCGTAACACCGCGCGCTTCCTGCTGGCGAACCTTAACGGGTTTGATCCGGTCAAAGACATGGTGAAACCGGAAGAGATGGTGGTGCTGGATCGCTGGGCGGTGGGCTGTGCTCAGGCGGCTCAGGCTGACATTATCAAGGCCTATGAAAGCTACGACTTCCATGAAGTGGTACAGCGTCTGATGCGCTTCTGCTCTGTGGAGATGGGCTCGTTCTATCTGGATATCATTAAAGATCGCCAGTACACCGCCAAAGCCGACAGCGTAGCGCGCCGCAGCTGCCAGACCGCGCTGTTCCATATCGCTGAAGCGCTGGTGCGCTGGATGGCGCCGGTAATGTCCTTCACCGCAGACGAAGTCTGGGGCTATCTGCCGGGTGAGCGTGAAAAATACGTATTCACCGGTGAGTGGTACGAAGGGCTGTTTGGCCTGGCAGACAGCGAAGCCATGAACGATGCCTTCTGGGAAACGCTGCTGGAAGTGCGCGGTGAAGTGAACAAAGTTATCGAGCAGGCCCGCGCCGATAAACTGGTCGGCGGCTCCCTGGGCGCGGCAGTGACCCTGTATGCGGATCCGGAACTGAAAGCCAGCCTGCTGAGCCTGGGCGACGAGCTGCGCTTTGTGCTGCTGACCTCCGGTGCGCAGGTGGCTGATTATGCGGATGCACCGCAACAGGCCCAGCAGAGCGATGTGCTCAAGGGGCTGAAGATTACCCTGCAAAAAGCCGAAGGTGAGAAGTGCCCGCGCTGCTGGCATTACACCACGGATATTGGCAAGGTCGCGGAGCACGCAGATATCTGCGGTCGCTGTGTTACTAACGTCGCCGGTGACGGCGAAAAACGTAAGTTTGCCTGA
- the ribF gene encoding bifunctional riboflavin kinase/FAD synthetase — translation MKLIRGIHNLRPAHHGCVLTIGNFDGVHRGHQALLKALRAEGDARGLPVMVMIFEPQPLELFAADRAPARLSRLREKLRYLAQCGVDYVLCVRFDRRFAALTAQRFVSDLLVNRLGVQFLAIGDDFRFGAGRQGDFLLLQKAGAEYGFQVTSTRTFCHGGMRISSTAVRQALQEDSLEQAERLLGHPFSISGRVVHGDELGRTIGFPTANLPLRRQVSPVKGVFAVEVIGPWGQAIPGVANIGTRPTVSGMRQQLEVHLLDVVMDLYGQHIDVVLRKKIRNEQRFASLDELKAQIARDVETARDFFGLQTPAKNCQSY, via the coding sequence ATGAAGCTGATACGCGGCATACATAATCTCCGTCCGGCCCACCACGGCTGTGTACTGACCATTGGTAACTTTGACGGCGTCCATCGCGGGCACCAGGCTTTACTGAAAGCCCTGCGCGCGGAAGGTGATGCCCGCGGGCTTCCGGTCATGGTGATGATTTTCGAGCCTCAACCCCTTGAACTGTTCGCCGCAGACCGCGCCCCGGCGCGCTTAAGCCGCCTGCGGGAGAAACTCCGCTATCTGGCCCAGTGCGGGGTGGATTATGTGCTGTGTGTGCGTTTTGACCGGCGCTTCGCCGCCCTGACGGCACAGCGCTTTGTCAGCGACCTGCTGGTAAACCGCCTCGGGGTGCAATTTCTGGCGATTGGCGATGATTTCCGATTTGGCGCTGGTCGTCAGGGGGATTTCTTGTTATTACAGAAGGCGGGAGCGGAATATGGCTTCCAGGTCACCAGCACCCGGACATTTTGCCACGGGGGCATGCGTATCAGCAGTACAGCGGTTCGCCAGGCATTACAGGAGGATTCCCTTGAGCAGGCAGAGCGTCTGCTGGGCCATCCTTTCTCAATTTCTGGCCGGGTCGTGCATGGTGACGAGTTAGGCCGCACTATCGGCTTTCCTACCGCAAACCTGCCGCTGCGGCGCCAGGTCTCCCCGGTAAAAGGGGTGTTCGCGGTTGAGGTTATCGGTCCCTGGGGTCAGGCGATCCCCGGCGTGGCCAATATCGGTACCCGACCAACGGTATCCGGTATGCGCCAGCAACTGGAGGTCCACTTACTGGATGTGGTAATGGATCTCTACGGGCAGCATATTGATGTGGTATTGCGCAAAAAAATTCGCAATGAGCAGCGATTTGCCTCCCTGGATGAGCTGAAAGCGCAAATCGCCAGAGATGTGGAGACAGCCCGCGATTTCTTTGGGCTACAAACCCCGGCTAAAAATTGCCAGAGCTATTAA
- the rpsT gene encoding 30S ribosomal protein S20, translating to MANIKSAKKRAVQSEKRRKHNASRRSMMRTFIKKVYAAIEAGDKVAAQNAFNEMQPIVDRQASKGLIHKNKAARHKANLTAQINKLA from the coding sequence TTGGCTAATATCAAATCAGCTAAGAAACGCGCCGTACAGTCTGAAAAGCGCCGCAAGCACAACGCTAGCCGTCGCTCCATGATGCGTACTTTTATCAAAAAAGTATACGCGGCGATCGAAGCAGGCGACAAAGTTGCTGCTCAGAATGCATTTAACGAAATGCAACCGATTGTGGATCGTCAGGCCAGCAAAGGTCTGATCCACAAAAACAAAGCTGCGCGTCATAAAGCAAACCTGACCGCTCAGATCAACAAACTGGCTTAA
- the nhaR gene encoding transcriptional activator NhaR, protein MSHINYNHLYYFWHVCREGSVVGAAEALYLTPQTITGQIKALEERLQGKLFKRKGRGLEPSELGQLVFRYADRMFTLSQEMLDIVNYRKESHLIFDVGVADALSKHLVSRVLDGAVTDDEQIHLRCFESTHELLLEQLSQHKLDMIISDCAIDSTQQEGLFSIKIGECSVSFWSQNPPPDLPFPACLEERRLLIPGRRSMLGRKLLNWINSQGLNVQILGEFDDAALMKAFGAAHNAIFVAPTLYHNEFYDDKSIVEIGRIDNVMEEYHAIFAGRMIQHPAVQRICNRDYRALFEPALAG, encoded by the coding sequence ATGTCGCATATTAACTACAACCATCTCTATTACTTCTGGCACGTCTGCCGGGAAGGCTCAGTGGTCGGCGCCGCAGAGGCGCTGTATCTGACGCCGCAAACCATCACCGGGCAGATTAAAGCCCTGGAAGAGCGTTTGCAGGGGAAGCTGTTTAAGCGTAAGGGCAGGGGGCTTGAGCCCTCTGAGCTGGGGCAACTGGTGTTCCGCTACGCAGACAGAATGTTCACCCTAAGCCAGGAAATGCTCGATATTGTGAACTACCGCAAAGAGTCCCACCTGATTTTTGATGTGGGCGTTGCGGATGCGCTCTCCAAACATCTGGTCAGCCGGGTGCTGGACGGCGCGGTAACCGATGACGAGCAGATCCACCTGCGCTGTTTTGAGTCGACCCACGAGCTGCTGCTGGAGCAACTGAGCCAGCACAAGCTGGATATGATTATCTCCGACTGCGCTATTGACTCCACCCAGCAGGAGGGGCTGTTCTCAATTAAGATTGGCGAATGCAGCGTCAGCTTCTGGAGCCAGAACCCGCCGCCGGACCTGCCGTTCCCGGCCTGCCTGGAGGAGCGTCGGTTGCTGATCCCGGGGCGGCGCTCCATGCTGGGGCGCAAGCTGCTCAACTGGATAAACTCCCAGGGGCTGAATGTGCAGATCTTAGGCGAGTTCGACGATGCGGCACTGATGAAGGCGTTTGGCGCCGCCCATAACGCGATTTTTGTGGCACCCACCCTGTACCATAATGAGTTTTACGACGACAAAAGCATTGTGGAGATTGGGCGCATCGATAACGTGATGGAAGAGTACCACGCGATTTTTGCCGGGCGGATGATCCAGCATCCTGCGGTGCAGCGGATCTGCAACCGGGATTACCGGGCGCTGTTTGAGCCGGCGCTGGCCGGGTAG